A single region of the Agromyces sp. Leaf222 genome encodes:
- a CDS encoding Fic family protein, with protein sequence MGDDRTIGGWPPVEFEDRPWEHDPEVAASRRALRQARGPYAAAVPPSIASAVPTVSPEVAALADDATAELARFDAEVGMIAAPFTSILLRSESASSSEVEHLTASAKQVGLAELGAAASVNARLVVANVRAMQAALDLSDRLDEPAVIAMHDALLRDTAPQFVGGWRDQQVWIGGGAVSPHAATFVPPHHERVPGLMRDLVAFAERTDVPVLVQAAIAHAQFETVHPFPDGNGRTGRALLQGMLRHGRITRNVTVPVSAGLLRDPEGYFTALGEYRAGRIDPIVAVVADASFAAVTNGRTLVGDIRSAGERWNGAVRARVDSSVHRLISFLQSQPVVNAKTVAAALEVTEVTAQNGIDRLVEVGILSRATGGERNRIWHATEIVEALDRFAERARRGRLG encoded by the coding sequence ATGGGCGATGATCGCACGATCGGCGGCTGGCCGCCCGTCGAGTTCGAGGACCGGCCATGGGAGCACGACCCAGAGGTCGCGGCCTCACGCCGCGCCCTGCGGCAGGCCCGCGGGCCGTATGCCGCCGCGGTGCCGCCGAGCATCGCGTCCGCGGTGCCCACGGTGTCGCCCGAGGTCGCCGCACTGGCCGACGACGCCACCGCCGAACTGGCGCGCTTCGACGCCGAGGTCGGCATGATCGCCGCGCCCTTCACGTCGATCCTGCTGCGCTCGGAATCCGCGTCGAGCTCGGAGGTCGAGCACCTCACCGCGAGCGCGAAGCAGGTCGGCCTGGCCGAGCTCGGTGCCGCGGCCTCGGTGAACGCACGCCTCGTGGTCGCGAACGTGCGGGCCATGCAGGCCGCCCTCGACCTCTCGGACCGGCTCGACGAGCCGGCGGTCATCGCGATGCACGACGCGCTGCTCCGCGACACGGCCCCGCAGTTCGTCGGAGGCTGGCGCGATCAGCAGGTGTGGATCGGCGGGGGAGCGGTCTCGCCGCACGCGGCGACCTTCGTGCCGCCGCACCACGAGCGTGTTCCGGGCCTCATGCGCGACCTCGTCGCCTTCGCCGAGCGCACCGACGTTCCCGTGCTCGTGCAGGCGGCCATCGCGCACGCCCAGTTCGAGACCGTCCACCCGTTCCCCGACGGCAACGGCCGCACGGGCCGGGCGCTGCTGCAGGGCATGCTCCGTCACGGGCGCATCACGCGCAACGTCACGGTGCCCGTCTCGGCCGGGCTCCTGCGCGACCCCGAGGGGTACTTCACGGCGCTCGGCGAGTACCGGGCCGGCCGCATCGACCCGATCGTCGCCGTGGTCGCCGACGCCTCGTTCGCGGCGGTGACGAACGGACGCACGCTGGTCGGCGACATCCGCTCCGCCGGCGAACGATGGAACGGCGCCGTCCGCGCTCGCGTCGACTCGTCGGTGCACCGCCTGATCTCGTTCCTGCAGAGCCAGCCGGTCGTCAATGCGAAGACCGTCGCCGCGGCGCTCGAGGTCACCGAGGTCACGGCGCAGAACGGCATCGATCGGCTGGTCGAGGTCGGCATCTTGAGCAGGGCGACCGGCGGTGAACGCAACCGGATCTGGCACGCGACCGAGATCGTCGAGGCGCTCGATCGCTTCGCGGAGCGGGCGCGTCGGGGGCGCCTCGGATGA
- a CDS encoding aminotransferase class V-fold PLP-dependent enzyme — protein sequence MHHERSRYLAGRGYLAACTLGLPADVTRAAVLRDLEAWAAGTASAGDYSAALERARGHAATLLGAQPQQVATGSQVSVFTGLVAASAPSGAEVLCVDGDFSSIVAPFLARADLRVRHVPLDALADEIRPDTWLVSASLVQSATGALADAASVAAAARDAGALTLIDTTQATGWMPTDDLDADLVVCHAYKWLGAPRGAAFAAFSDRAVDELTPFTAGWYSGADPWTSCYGPGLHLAPDATRFDVSPAWHAWAGAEAALGFAASLDLHAVRRDDLALANAFRERLGLAASDSAIVTWEDPTGCDLAALTAAGITASGRAGRARVAFHLWNDEEDVELAADALRPSGSRVPSHR from the coding sequence ATGCACCACGAACGATCGCGCTACCTCGCCGGCCGCGGCTACCTCGCCGCCTGCACCCTCGGCCTGCCCGCCGACGTGACGCGCGCCGCCGTGCTGCGCGACCTCGAGGCGTGGGCCGCCGGAACCGCGTCGGCCGGCGACTACTCCGCGGCGCTCGAGCGCGCACGCGGACACGCGGCGACCCTGCTCGGCGCGCAGCCGCAGCAGGTCGCCACCGGATCCCAGGTGTCGGTGTTCACCGGTCTCGTCGCGGCATCCGCACCCTCCGGCGCCGAGGTGCTCTGCGTCGACGGCGACTTCTCGTCGATCGTGGCGCCGTTCCTCGCACGCGCCGACCTGCGCGTGCGACATGTGCCGCTCGACGCGCTCGCCGATGAGATCCGCCCAGACACCTGGCTCGTCTCCGCGTCGCTCGTGCAGTCGGCCACGGGAGCGCTCGCGGATGCCGCGTCCGTCGCCGCGGCCGCGCGCGACGCCGGCGCGCTCACCCTCATCGACACGACGCAGGCGACCGGGTGGATGCCGACCGACGACCTCGACGCCGACCTCGTCGTCTGCCACGCCTACAAGTGGCTCGGCGCCCCGCGCGGCGCCGCCTTCGCCGCCTTCTCGGACCGCGCGGTCGACGAGCTCACCCCCTTCACGGCCGGCTGGTACTCGGGTGCCGACCCGTGGACCTCGTGCTACGGCCCGGGCCTGCACCTCGCCCCCGATGCCACGCGCTTCGACGTCTCCCCCGCCTGGCACGCCTGGGCCGGAGCCGAGGCCGCACTCGGATTCGCCGCCTCGCTCGACCTGCACGCCGTGCGCCGCGACGACCTCGCCCTCGCGAACGCGTTCCGCGAACGGCTCGGACTCGCGGCATCCGACAGCGCGATCGTGACGTGGGAGGACCCCACCGGTTGCGACCTCGCCGCCCTCACGGCCGCCGGCATCACCGCCTCGGGGCGGGCCGGACGAGCGCGCGTCGCGTTCCACCTCTGGAACGACGAGGAGGACGTCGAGCTCGCGGCCGACGCCCTGCGGCCGAGCGGCTCCCGGGTTCCCTCGCACCGCTGA
- a CDS encoding LysR family transcriptional regulator — MTDDTSIEDLAGAIDLQTVRVVGRIAELGSLTAAAASLGYSQPAVSQQVRRFEQRTGIALVERAGRGIRLTQSGRVLARHANAVATALEAAAGELAEIRGLRAGRVRLAAFPSASATLVPRLIAGLAARHPGVTVTYVEAEPPEAVAAVRADRADLAITFSYPGDRHDPHTESARGLDVRSIGVEPMRLVLPEAHPAAASEIVDLAQLADEAWIAGCPRCRGHLLELTTKAGFRPRIGFETDNFVAVESMVAQGLGVALLPELALAASPRHPGVVTRSTAGADVRSLHLVTARGGARVPAVAAAIAVLETLAPNAHPPRR; from the coding sequence ATGACGGACGACACCTCGATCGAAGACCTGGCCGGGGCCATCGACCTGCAGACCGTGCGCGTCGTCGGGCGCATCGCCGAGCTCGGCTCCCTCACGGCCGCCGCCGCGTCCCTCGGCTACAGTCAGCCCGCCGTCAGCCAGCAGGTGCGTCGCTTCGAGCAGCGCACGGGCATCGCGCTCGTCGAACGCGCGGGCCGCGGCATCCGCCTCACCCAGTCGGGCCGGGTGCTCGCCAGGCATGCGAACGCGGTCGCGACCGCGCTCGAGGCGGCCGCGGGCGAGCTCGCCGAGATCCGCGGGCTGCGGGCAGGGCGGGTGCGCCTGGCCGCGTTCCCGTCGGCGTCGGCCACGCTCGTGCCCAGGCTCATCGCGGGCCTCGCGGCGCGGCATCCGGGCGTCACGGTCACCTACGTCGAGGCCGAACCGCCCGAGGCCGTCGCGGCGGTCCGCGCCGACCGCGCCGACCTGGCCATCACGTTCAGCTATCCGGGCGACCGCCACGACCCGCACACCGAGAGCGCACGCGGACTCGACGTCCGGTCGATCGGCGTCGAGCCCATGCGACTCGTGCTGCCCGAGGCGCACCCGGCCGCGGCATCCGAGATCGTCGACCTGGCGCAGCTCGCAGACGAGGCCTGGATCGCCGGGTGCCCGCGCTGCCGCGGCCACCTGCTCGAACTCACGACGAAGGCCGGATTCCGACCCCGAATCGGCTTCGAGACCGACAACTTCGTCGCCGTGGAGTCGATGGTCGCGCAGGGCCTCGGCGTCGCGCTGCTGCCCGAGCTGGCGCTGGCGGCCTCGCCGAGGCATCCGGGCGTCGTGACCCGCTCGACCGCCGGAGCCGACGTGCGCTCGCTGCACCTCGTGACGGCGCGCGGGGGAGCGCGGGTGCCCGCCGTCGCGGCGGCGATCGCCGTGCTCGAGACGCTCGCGCCGAACGCGCATCCGCCGCGCCGGTGA
- a CDS encoding 3-isopropylmalate dehydrogenase — protein sequence MVRTVKLAVIPGDGIGPEVVSEALKALEAAVRGTDLAIEQTPYSLGAARYLETGDVLTDDDLSAIKAHDAILLGAVGGTPGDPRLVGANIERGLLLKLRFELDHYVNLRPTVLHPGVVSPLSNPGEVDFVVVREGTEGPYVGNGGAIRTGTPAEVANEVSVNTAYGVERVVRYAFAAASARPRKKLTLVHKTNVLVFAGSLWKRTVDAVAAEFPEVAVDYLHVDAATIFFVTDPARFDVIVTDNLFGDILTDLAGAISGGIGLAASGNINPDGRFPSMFEPVHGSAPDIAGKGIADPTAAILSVALLLHHLGEADAAAGVERAVAADIAERGDATRSTSQVGDAIAARIGSLD from the coding sequence ATGGTACGCACGGTCAAGCTCGCGGTCATTCCGGGTGACGGCATCGGTCCGGAGGTGGTCTCCGAGGCCCTGAAAGCACTCGAGGCGGCGGTGCGGGGCACCGATCTCGCCATCGAGCAGACGCCGTACTCGCTCGGCGCGGCACGCTATCTCGAGACCGGCGACGTGCTGACCGACGACGACCTGAGCGCCATCAAGGCGCACGACGCGATCCTGCTCGGAGCCGTCGGCGGCACACCGGGCGACCCCCGCCTGGTCGGCGCGAACATCGAGCGCGGCCTGCTGCTGAAGCTCCGCTTCGAGCTCGACCACTACGTGAACCTCCGGCCGACGGTGCTGCACCCCGGCGTCGTGAGCCCGCTCTCGAACCCGGGCGAGGTCGACTTCGTCGTCGTGCGCGAGGGCACCGAGGGCCCGTACGTCGGCAACGGCGGCGCGATCCGCACCGGTACGCCCGCCGAGGTCGCCAACGAGGTGTCGGTGAACACCGCCTACGGCGTCGAGCGCGTGGTGCGCTACGCGTTCGCCGCGGCATCCGCCCGACCGCGCAAGAAGCTCACCCTCGTGCACAAGACGAACGTGCTCGTGTTCGCCGGCTCGCTGTGGAAGCGCACGGTCGACGCCGTCGCAGCCGAGTTCCCCGAGGTCGCCGTCGACTACCTGCACGTCGACGCCGCGACGATCTTCTTCGTCACGGATCCTGCTAGATTCGACGTCATCGTCACGGACAACCTCTTCGGCGACATCCTCACCGATCTGGCCGGCGCGATCAGCGGCGGCATCGGGCTCGCAGCCTCGGGCAACATCAACCCCGACGGCCGATTCCCCAGCATGTTCGAGCCGGTTCACGGTTCCGCACCCGACATCGCCGGGAAGGGCATCGCCGACCCCACTGCCGCGATCCTCTCCGTCGCCCTCCTGCTTCACCATCTCGGTGAAGCGGATGCCGCGGCCGGGGTCGAGCGTGCGGTCGCCGCCGACATCGCCGAGCGCGGCGACGCGACCCGTTCGACCTCCCAGGTCGGCGACGCGATCGCCGCTCGTATCGGCTCACTCGACTGA
- a CDS encoding fumarylacetoacetate hydrolase family protein, whose protein sequence is MKIARFSHGETISFGIVDEEEHELVVLKSDPMFAGYEPTGERVALAAATLLAPVIPRSKIVAVGKNYREHAAEMGGEAPSEPLLFLKPNTSVIGPSDVIVLPPQSERVEHEGEVAVVIGRIAKNVAEADAASVIFGYTIANDVTARDLQQRDGQWARAKGFDTFCPLGPVIDTELDLEHGTIETSVNGERRQEGRLADMVHSIPAIIAYASSVFTLLPGDVILTGTPAGVGPIVDGDTVEVSVSGLGTLSNRARRA, encoded by the coding sequence ATGAAGATCGCGCGCTTCTCGCATGGTGAGACCATCTCGTTCGGAATCGTCGACGAAGAGGAGCACGAGCTCGTCGTCCTCAAGTCCGACCCGATGTTCGCGGGCTACGAGCCGACGGGCGAGCGGGTGGCGCTGGCGGCCGCGACGCTGCTGGCACCCGTGATCCCGCGGTCGAAGATCGTGGCCGTCGGCAAGAACTACCGCGAGCACGCGGCCGAGATGGGCGGAGAGGCCCCGAGCGAGCCGTTGCTGTTCCTCAAGCCGAACACGTCGGTGATCGGACCGTCCGACGTCATCGTGCTGCCGCCGCAGAGCGAGCGCGTCGAGCACGAGGGCGAGGTCGCCGTCGTCATCGGCCGCATCGCGAAGAACGTCGCAGAGGCCGACGCCGCGAGCGTCATCTTCGGCTACACGATCGCCAACGACGTGACGGCCCGCGACCTGCAGCAGCGCGACGGGCAGTGGGCTCGAGCCAAGGGCTTCGACACGTTCTGCCCGCTCGGCCCGGTGATCGACACCGAGCTCGACCTCGAGCACGGCACGATCGAGACGAGCGTGAACGGCGAGCGTCGCCAAGAGGGGCGCCTCGCCGACATGGTGCACTCGATCCCGGCGATCATCGCGTACGCGTCGAGCGTGTTCACGCTGCTTCCCGGCGACGTGATCCTCACCGGCACCCCCGCCGGCGTCGGTCCGATCGTCGACGGCGACACGGTCGAGGTCTCGGTCTCCGGGCTCGGCACGCTCTCGAACCGGGCGCGCCGGGCGTAG
- a CDS encoding branched-chain amino acid aminotransferase: MTINLPLQAPSPAGLIWQTVRNEQAKSPEARAEILADPGFGNHFTDHMVDVCWSEKGGWHRPRVTPYGPISLDPAAAVLHYAQEVFEGMKAYRHADGSIRTFRPYENAARMQRSARRLALPELPSEIFIESLKKLIAVDAEWVPGAPETSLYLRPFMFAKEAFLGVRPAKKVAYYVIASPAAAYFPGGVAPVNIWLSTTYARAGKGGTGAAKTGGNYASSLLPQAEAYEKGCQQVAFLDDEGNLEELGGMNVVIVKRDGTLITPESDSILEGITRDSILQLAADRGHVVERRHVSIGEWRAGVESGEIVGAFACGTAAVVVPIGRLLADDFEIVHAHAEASDLALSLREELTDIQYGRREDRHGWMLRLDA, translated from the coding sequence ATGACGATCAACCTCCCGCTCCAGGCTCCGTCTCCCGCAGGGCTCATCTGGCAGACCGTTCGCAACGAGCAGGCGAAGTCGCCTGAGGCGCGCGCCGAGATCCTCGCCGACCCCGGCTTCGGCAACCACTTCACCGACCACATGGTCGATGTCTGCTGGTCCGAGAAGGGCGGCTGGCACCGTCCGCGGGTCACGCCCTACGGCCCGATCTCGCTCGACCCGGCCGCCGCGGTGCTGCACTACGCGCAGGAGGTCTTCGAGGGCATGAAGGCCTACCGTCACGCCGACGGCTCGATCCGCACGTTCCGCCCCTACGAGAACGCGGCGCGCATGCAGCGCTCGGCGAGGCGCCTCGCGTTGCCCGAGCTGCCGAGCGAGATCTTCATCGAGTCGCTGAAGAAGCTCATCGCCGTCGACGCCGAATGGGTGCCCGGCGCCCCCGAGACGAGCCTGTACCTCCGCCCGTTCATGTTCGCGAAAGAGGCGTTCCTCGGCGTGCGGCCGGCGAAGAAGGTCGCGTACTACGTGATCGCGAGCCCCGCGGCCGCGTACTTCCCCGGCGGCGTCGCCCCCGTGAACATCTGGCTGTCGACCACCTACGCCCGTGCGGGCAAGGGCGGCACCGGGGCGGCGAAGACCGGCGGCAACTACGCGTCCAGCCTGCTGCCGCAGGCCGAGGCCTACGAGAAGGGCTGCCAGCAGGTCGCGTTCCTCGACGACGAGGGCAACCTCGAAGAGCTCGGCGGCATGAACGTCGTGATCGTCAAGCGCGACGGCACGCTCATCACGCCCGAGTCCGACTCGATCCTCGAGGGCATCACGCGCGACTCGATCCTGCAGCTCGCGGCCGATCGCGGCCACGTGGTCGAGCGGCGCCACGTGTCGATCGGCGAATGGCGCGCCGGCGTCGAGTCCGGCGAGATCGTCGGCGCGTTCGCCTGCGGCACGGCCGCGGTCGTCGTGCCGATCGGCCGCCTGCTGGCCGACGACTTCGAGATCGTGCACGCGCACGCCGAGGCATCCGACCTCGCCCTGTCGCTGCGCGAAGAGCTGACCGACATCCAGTACGGGCGCCGCGAAGACCGCCACGGCTGGATGCTGCGCCTCGACGCGTGA
- a CDS encoding transglycosylase domain-containing protein — protein MTERNRRNRDFAETRTPLGVLGGFLGLVVASAMAAALIVVGVTPALATVGMAASGTIDTFERLPGYLQIGELSQKSNIYATRSDGSNVLLASFYDQNRVEVDWDQISPFVKDATVAGEDPRFYDHGGVDLQGTIRAALTTAAGRETQGGSSIAQQYVKNVRVQQCEREADTTAFEDMADDEVAALTGDERFALIEEERLACYDSATETSIDRKLKEMRLAIGVEKRYTKNEILLGYLNIAGFGGTVYGIEAAASYYFSTSAAKLTLPQAASLVAIVNNPVKFQLDKPDSTTNGVENGYAANRDRRDYLLRQMAREKKITTDQYEAAIATPVEPVLTEPSTGCQTAGGSAYFCDYVKHILQNDPTFGDDDETRMLNFRRGGYQIYTTLDLDLQYAAEKAITDNVPSTFPGWDVGGVVSSVEVGTGRVLAMAQNKLYSQDPEVVAGHPFVTGINYNTDYDYGGSSGFQPGSSYKVFTLAEWLAEGHALTERVNSSRKSNWGAFNDSCLGTQYADAGWNPRNDANEPGGNYSALESTIGSINTGFLGMAKLIDQCGIANKAKAFGVHRADGNPLVQYPSAVLGINEVAPLSMAVAFAGIANDGVACTPIAIDRIVGADGKEIAPPKSDCEAAVTPEVAGAMHYAMSRVMSNGTGQQSSSATYPWVPLIGKTGTTDGAKDTWMVGASTRVATAVAVVSVNGDANQRGIDFFSGSAATARHRMWPIVMSAANAKYGGGEFRMDGPGPVAPFTSPEPFNDVPQYVPPPPPPPPAPAPAPAPAPAPDPGTGDQGDDGGRTLEPRDDDGRGNGPNQGDD, from the coding sequence GTGACGGAACGCAATAGGCGCAATCGCGATTTCGCGGAGACGCGGACGCCGTTGGGCGTGCTCGGCGGGTTCCTCGGACTCGTCGTGGCGAGCGCGATGGCGGCCGCGCTCATCGTCGTCGGCGTGACGCCGGCGCTCGCGACGGTCGGCATGGCGGCATCCGGAACGATCGACACGTTCGAGCGGCTGCCCGGCTACCTGCAGATCGGCGAGCTGTCGCAGAAGAGCAACATCTACGCGACCCGGAGCGACGGCAGCAACGTGCTGCTCGCGTCGTTCTACGACCAGAACCGGGTCGAGGTCGACTGGGACCAGATCAGCCCGTTCGTGAAGGACGCGACCGTCGCGGGTGAGGACCCGCGCTTCTACGACCACGGCGGCGTCGACCTGCAGGGCACGATCCGAGCGGCCCTGACGACCGCGGCCGGGCGCGAGACCCAGGGCGGCTCGTCGATCGCCCAGCAGTACGTGAAGAACGTGCGCGTGCAGCAGTGCGAGCGCGAGGCCGATACGACCGCGTTCGAGGACATGGCCGACGACGAGGTCGCAGCCCTGACCGGAGACGAGCGGTTCGCGCTCATCGAGGAAGAGCGCCTCGCGTGCTACGACAGCGCCACCGAGACGAGCATCGACCGCAAGCTCAAGGAGATGCGGCTCGCCATCGGCGTCGAGAAGCGGTACACGAAGAACGAGATCCTGCTCGGCTACCTCAACATCGCCGGATTCGGCGGCACGGTGTACGGCATCGAGGCCGCGGCCAGCTACTACTTCAGCACCAGCGCCGCGAAGCTCACGCTTCCCCAGGCGGCCTCCCTCGTCGCGATCGTCAACAACCCCGTGAAGTTCCAGCTCGACAAGCCCGACAGCACGACGAACGGCGTCGAGAACGGCTACGCGGCCAACCGCGACCGCCGCGACTACCTGCTGCGGCAGATGGCCCGCGAGAAGAAGATCACGACCGACCAGTACGAGGCCGCGATCGCGACCCCGGTCGAGCCGGTGCTCACCGAGCCGAGCACGGGGTGCCAGACCGCCGGCGGGTCCGCCTACTTCTGCGACTACGTCAAGCACATCTTGCAGAACGACCCGACGTTCGGCGATGACGACGAGACCCGCATGCTGAACTTCCGTCGCGGCGGCTACCAGATCTACACGACGCTCGATCTCGACCTGCAGTACGCCGCCGAGAAGGCGATCACCGACAACGTGCCGTCGACCTTCCCCGGCTGGGATGTCGGCGGCGTCGTCTCGAGCGTCGAGGTCGGCACCGGCCGGGTGCTCGCGATGGCGCAGAACAAGCTCTACAGCCAGGACCCAGAGGTCGTGGCCGGCCACCCGTTCGTCACCGGGATCAACTACAACACCGACTACGACTACGGCGGCTCCAGCGGATTCCAGCCCGGCTCGTCGTACAAGGTCTTCACCCTCGCCGAGTGGCTCGCCGAGGGCCATGCGCTGACCGAGCGCGTGAACTCGAGCCGCAAGAGCAACTGGGGCGCGTTCAACGACAGCTGCCTCGGCACGCAGTACGCCGATGCGGGTTGGAACCCGCGCAACGACGCCAACGAGCCGGGTGGCAACTACAGCGCCCTCGAATCGACGATCGGGTCGATCAACACCGGATTCCTCGGCATGGCCAAGCTCATCGACCAGTGCGGCATCGCGAACAAGGCGAAGGCGTTCGGGGTGCACCGCGCCGACGGCAACCCGCTCGTGCAGTACCCGTCCGCCGTGCTCGGCATCAACGAGGTCGCACCGCTCAGCATGGCGGTCGCCTTCGCCGGCATCGCGAACGACGGTGTCGCGTGCACGCCGATCGCGATCGACCGCATCGTCGGCGCCGACGGCAAGGAGATCGCGCCGCCGAAGTCCGACTGCGAGGCCGCCGTGACCCCCGAGGTCGCCGGGGCGATGCACTACGCCATGTCCCGCGTGATGTCGAACGGCACGGGCCAGCAGTCGAGCAGCGCGACGTATCCATGGGTGCCGCTGATCGGCAAGACCGGAACCACCGACGGCGCGAAGGACACCTGGATGGTGGGTGCGAGCACGCGGGTCGCGACGGCGGTCGCCGTCGTGAGCGTGAACGGCGACGCCAACCAGCGCGGCATCGACTTCTTCTCCGGGTCGGCCGCCACCGCCCGTCACCGCATGTGGCCCATCGTGATGTCCGCCGCGAACGCGAAGTACGGCGGTGGCGAGTTCCGCATGGACGGCCCTGGGCCGGTCGCGCCGTTCACCTCACCCGAGCCGTTCAACGACGTGCCGCAGTACGTGCCGCCGCCTCCGCCCCCGCCGCCCGCGCCGGCACCCGCGCCGGCACCTGCTCCCGCACCCGATCCCGGAACCGGCGATCAGGGCGACGACGGTGGGCGCACGCTCGAGCCCCGAGACGACGACGGCCGCGGGAACGGCCCGAACCAGGGCGACGACTGA
- the gltX gene encoding glutamate--tRNA ligase — MSETTHPTTTATGSDVRVRFCPSPTGTPHVGLVRTALFNWAYARHTGGTFVFRIEDTDAARDSEESFDQIIDALTWLGLDWDEGVNKGGPSEPYRQSQRSDIYQDVIARLKAAGHLYESFSTAEEIDARNLANGRPKQLGYDNFDRDLTDEQKAAFRAEGREPALRLRVPETDLGFDDLVRGRIDFPVGSTIDFVLVRPNGAPLYTLVNPVDDALMGITHVLRGEDILSSTPRQIALYHALIDIGVTTFVPRFGHLPYVMGDGNKKLSKRDPESNLFHHRDRGFIPEGLVNYLALLGWGFSADRDVFSRDEFVAAFDVANVNPNPARFDQKKAESINGDHIRLLETADFAARTVPYLEAAGVLTAPLSPAQAAILAEAAPLVQERIALLGEAPGMLGFLFTDAAGLTIDDDALKGLPADAAAVLAASREALDRLPAEEWTHGSIEEALRGALIDGLGLKPRVAFGPVRTAISGRRISPPLFESMQILGKIDSLARLDGLAAKLG; from the coding sequence ATGTCTGAGACAACCCACCCCACGACCACCGCCACCGGCAGCGACGTCCGCGTGCGCTTCTGCCCGTCGCCCACCGGCACGCCGCACGTCGGCCTCGTTCGCACCGCCCTGTTCAACTGGGCGTACGCGCGCCACACGGGCGGCACGTTCGTGTTCCGCATCGAGGACACCGACGCCGCTCGCGACAGCGAGGAGAGCTTCGACCAGATCATCGACGCGCTCACCTGGCTCGGCCTCGACTGGGACGAGGGCGTCAACAAGGGCGGCCCCAGCGAGCCCTACCGCCAGTCGCAGCGCAGCGACATCTACCAGGACGTCATCGCCCGGCTGAAGGCCGCCGGCCACCTCTATGAGTCGTTCTCGACGGCCGAGGAGATCGACGCGCGCAACCTGGCGAACGGTCGCCCGAAGCAGCTCGGCTACGACAACTTCGACCGTGACCTCACCGACGAGCAGAAGGCGGCCTTCCGCGCCGAGGGCCGCGAGCCCGCGTTGCGCCTGCGCGTGCCCGAGACCGACCTCGGCTTCGACGACCTCGTGCGCGGCCGCATCGACTTCCCGGTGGGCTCCACGATCGACTTCGTGCTCGTGCGCCCGAACGGTGCGCCGCTGTACACGCTCGTGAACCCGGTCGACGACGCGCTCATGGGCATCACGCACGTGCTCCGCGGTGAAGACATCCTGAGCTCCACGCCGCGCCAGATCGCGCTGTACCACGCGCTCATCGACATCGGCGTGACCACCTTCGTGCCGCGCTTCGGCCACCTGCCCTACGTCATGGGCGACGGCAACAAGAAGCTCTCGAAGCGCGACCCGGAGTCGAACCTCTTCCACCACCGTGATCGCGGCTTCATCCCCGAGGGCCTGGTCAACTACCTCGCCCTGCTCGGCTGGGGCTTCTCGGCCGATCGCGACGTGTTCAGCCGCGACGAGTTCGTCGCCGCGTTCGACGTCGCGAACGTGAACCCCAACCCGGCGCGCTTCGACCAGAAGAAGGCCGAGTCGATCAACGGCGACCACATCAGGCTGCTCGAGACCGCCGACTTCGCGGCGCGCACCGTTCCGTACCTCGAGGCGGCCGGCGTGCTCACCGCCCCGCTCTCGCCCGCTCAGGCCGCGATCCTGGCCGAGGCCGCGCCGCTCGTGCAGGAGCGCATCGCCCTGCTCGGCGAGGCGCCCGGCATGCTGGGCTTCCTCTTCACCGATGCCGCGGGACTCACGATCGACGACGACGCCCTGAAGGGGCTGCCCGCCGATGCCGCAGCGGTGCTCGCCGCCTCCCGCGAGGCGCTCGACCGCCTGCCGGCCGAGGAGTGGACGCACGGGTCGATCGAAGAGGCCCTGCGCGGTGCGCTCATCGACGGGCTCGGGCTCAAGCCGCGCGTCGCGTTCGGCCCGGTGCGCACGGCGATCTCGGGTCGACGCATCTCGCCGCCGCTCTTCGAGTCGATGCAGATCCTCGGCAAGATCGACTCGCTCGCGCGGCTCGACGGGTTGGCCGCGAAGCTCGGCTGA
- a CDS encoding GNAT family acetyltransferase, which yields MSDAVIDDVTAGSWRIRPFAVADTEPVVALWRAAGLVVPWNDPYLDIERKLTVQPELFLVGESDGVLVATAMIGYDGHRGWVNYLAVDGSRRGEGLGARLMAEAERLLAERGCPKLNLQVRSTNAGVIAFYRSLGYRVDDVASLGKRLIPDAP from the coding sequence GTGAGCGACGCCGTCATCGACGACGTGACGGCCGGGTCCTGGCGGATCCGGCCGTTCGCCGTCGCGGACACCGAGCCGGTGGTCGCCCTCTGGCGCGCGGCCGGTCTCGTCGTGCCGTGGAACGACCCGTACCTCGACATCGAGCGCAAGCTCACCGTGCAGCCCGAGCTCTTCCTCGTGGGGGAGTCCGACGGCGTGCTCGTCGCGACCGCGATGATCGGCTACGACGGGCACCGCGGATGGGTGAACTACCTCGCGGTCGACGGATCCCGCCGCGGCGAGGGCCTCGGCGCTCGCCTCATGGCCGAGGCCGAGCGCCTGCTCGCCGAGCGCGGATGCCCGAAGCTCAACCTCCAGGTGCGCTCGACGAACGCCGGGGTCATCGCGTTCTACCGCAGCCTCGGATACCGGGTCGACGACGTCGCGAGCCTCGGCAAGCGGCTCATCCCCGACGCGCCGTAG